In Gossypium hirsutum isolate 1008001.06 chromosome A10, Gossypium_hirsutum_v2.1, whole genome shotgun sequence, the DNA window cttatttttatatatgtcgTGTACAAGTTTCTAATactttattacatatatattcttatatatttggtgtatatattttagtgttatgttttatatatctatctttttaataccatattgtatatattttcaatattatatcACATAGATTTTTTACCATATTATGTATGTCATGTATATATacgttttaatatttttgtactatcttatgtatatatttttaatatctatACGATGTATGTATTTTAACaccatattatatatgtatatatagcattattaatatttttaatatcatgtttTCATAATCATATTAACCATTATTATATGCGTGTACCTGTACGTTCGTTGTTTCCCTTTCATGTTTAATTCTAGTATTACGTTTAATATCGCATACATTTTTATCgcttttaaaattattatcacatttataatttgcttcaatatatttctggttctttcatttattatttttatcaatattgCTTTGCATTGCTTCGAAAACCATTTTcttattttctaattaattttaatacaCGAGGCAACGTATCAGTTTGACGCTaagtcgttgatttcatcgctatgttgggtgaatcatATCGGCTCGTGTTGAAAACGGAACGCCCTTctaacaaatcaaaatttaaaaattctcgtgttttggtcggatcacgattaaaatttaaattgaactcgtatttttgagaattaagacaacgcgtgttgtacaagataccaattttgggcgtcgcgagggtgctgataccttcctcgtgcgtaaccgactccggAACCCTAATCTttctctggcttttgacgtagacctaaactcggctttctttttgtttcaaaaaaataaatctaacaggtgtccgatcacacttaAGAAAacggatcggtggcgactccctctttattttaaaatcaaactttagttttcaagttttcactaaatcgccacatttagcgaccaagctaaaatttttacgtcgctacagaaACAAtgactgatttttttttaaaaaaagaattttttttgaatgctGCCATTGTATCAAGTGACACTAGAACATATTTTTCGTAATACCCATGAAAAATACAGGTTTTCAcattgagaaaaaagaaaaaaaaatttaataggtGTCGCTAGTTCTATCAGGCGGCactggaaatttttcaaaaacaaaaaattttttgGGTGACGCTAGTATGTCAAGCAGCATcgataaatctttaaaaaaattatttttttggtgcCGCCAGTATGTCAGGCGATAcccgttaaaattttaaaaacatatatatatatatatttaggtgGTGTTGTTGTGTCAGGTGATACcagtgatattttaaaaaaaaattattgtagaaAGAGTAGTTTGAAGCTTTGGTCATTGTTTTAGAAGATTTGAAACAGACTACTAGGAAATATGAATCGTAGAAGTCAACGAGAAGGATGGCATCTCTTCTTTGGTCTCGAAATCAGCACGAAAGGTCATCACAAACGACAACATCAGTAGCTATTGAGTACGACGATTAGAGTTTTTAATAGAGGAgagggaaaataaataaaataaaataaaaatgataaactacaaaaatagtcacttttgtttgccttaaattatattttagttacttatgtttaaaatgttacgttttagtttaTTACGTTGTCATTCTATCATAACTCAATATgtaaatttaaaggaaaaaaatatttgataagaaATTTAATGGGAAATTTAAAGTTTGTGATAAATGaggttattttgataattatttgattaagttaatatattattatgtcatatttttagatatttatttttaaaacataacaatttaataataCACAAAGATAGTATAAACTAATAAACTAATATAAtattgataattaaaattttctacttATGGTAAGTTGTGGTAATTAAAACCAGATATATTGGGTTTTTtaagtttagaaaaaaaaaaccatgtttgataaaaacaaaatattattttctataaaatatttaaatcaattttagttttaaaatatattttaaattagtgtattaatatattaaaataaataaaggcaTGCAAAGAGGAGACACCaaatttacgtggaaaacccttctgaatatagaagggaaaaaaaacCACGGGAAAATGCCATCACTAAAATTCATATGTGGTGTGGAGTTACATTGAAGACATTTACACCAACTCTAATCGGAGTTCAAGAAGTTGTCCAGTTCTTGCAATGTGATGTAAAGATTGGCGTTGACATCTATTAGAATATACCCAtaccccataccttgcccatacctttcccatacctacccatactttggaaaggtcaaagttatgggcaccaaatattttatttagtgttgggcatgggaaaatagcaatttttggtccctaagtgaatagtgactttgcaaggtggcccttgaatctcaactataaataggccaaccattgctcattttcatcatcccacatttgccattctctacttaaggcattgttctctctccctatttgtaaagtttcacttgtattttggagtgaaatatatttggtagtgcccgaggacgtaggcaagatttgccgaacctcgttaaaattctggtgttctttactatttattgttcatattttgtgaatttgattgtagtgatttattgtgctattaaattacgatagagggatattctggctaggaaagacttggtacttaagtgatcctcgtgatccacctctctttcctgggaattgaacttagtgtgattttttagtacaataattttactctttcacacgcttccgcgcaacaattggtatcagagccaaattcgtacttggggaatacgaccgtttacggtactattcacgtatacggcactattcacgtatatggtactattcacgtatacggaactattcacgtatacggtactgttcacgtatacagtagttgggattgaggagaaaaatggcagcagcatcgtcatcagcaaggactactgtgacaaatgcaaaatttgaagtagagaaatttgacggtaccaataattttggtatgtggcaatgtgagatcctggatgtcttatgtcagcaagagctagatatagcccttgaagaaaaacctgacaagatggatgacaaggagtgggccaagatcaatagacaggcgtgtggtacaatccgcctatgtttggccaaagagcagaagtactctgtcatgagggagacatcagcgaagaagttatgggatacactggaagaaaagtttctaacgaaaagtcttgaaaataggctttatatgaaaaagaaactttatcgattcacgtatgcacccggtatgtcgatgaatgaccatgtgaactcattcaataaaattttagcagacttgctaaatttggatgagaaatttgaagatgaagacaaggcattattgttgttgaattcccttcctgatgaatatgatcatcttaccaccacattgcttcatgggaaagattcaatcacatttgatgcagtctgtagtgcgttgtatagatctgagactcgaaagaaagataaaagagatcacagagatacaactgcagaagtcttaatagtaagaggtcgttcacacagcagcaaacctggtagaaggggtaagtccaaagggagacccgccaaagatgaatgtgccttttgtcgtgagaaagggcattggaaaaagaattgtcctaagttacaaaagggcaagtctatttctaatgcatgtgtagcggagcatgatgaggagtcagactttagcttggttggcatggcaatggcatgtcaaacggatgagtggatattggattcgggatgtacttaccatatgtgtcctaataaggactggttttctagtcttgaagaactagaaggtggagttgtttttatgggcaatgatagtgcctgtaagacaatgggtgtaggtacaatcaaattgaagaaccatgacggctcaatccaagttctgacagatgttcgctatgtacccagcttgaagaaaaatctcatctcattaggggccctagaatctaaagggctcacaatcactttgagagatggattactaaaggtagtagctggggtattgacggtgatgaaaggcactagaagaaataacttgtactatttaaatggaagtacagttattggatcaacatcaacagcttctgcgaaagatgcagattcagaggctaccaggttatggcataggcgattgggacatgctggtgaaaaagctttgcagactttggcgaagcaaggcttgttgaaaggtgcaaattcttgcaaattggaattctgtgaacattgtgttctgggcaagcagacgagggtaaaatttggttcagcaattcacaatacgaaaggaattctggactatgttcacagtgatgtgtggggacctaccaaagtggcttctttgggaggtatgcactattttgtcacttttcttgatgattattcaagaaaagtatgggtgtatctaatgaaaagaaaaaatgaagttttggatgcatttctgaagtggaagaagatggtggagactcagacaggtcgaaaggtcaaacgacttcgatcagataatggtactgagtacaaaaatgatccatttctacaagtatgtcaagatgagggcattgtgcgacacttcactgttcgagatacaccacagcagaatggggtggcagaacgcatgaatcggactatactggagaaagttcgatgtatgttgtccaatgctggattgggcaaggaattttgggctgaggcagttacatatgcgtgccatctaattaaccgattgccatcagctgcaataaatggaaaaactcctatggagatgtggactggtaaacctgctactgattatgattctttacatgtttttggttccactgcatattatcatgtaaaagaatctaagttagacccaagagcaaagaaagcattattcatgggtataactggtggtgtaaaaggataccgtctctggtgtcctgatacaaggaagattgttttcagtagagatgtaacttttgatgaatcaaccatgatgaagaacgaggattcacaaaaggatgacaaaaccagtagtactttgcagcaggtggagtttgaaaaggttaatgatgatccagctaatattgaaagaacaaatgatgaagaagtttcgacccaagaacttctacagcaacaagattcaattgcatataggaggccaagaagagagattcgtaagcctgctcgctttgacgatatggtggcctatgcacttccaattgcagatgatgatgttccttccacttacacagaagcaataagtaactctgatggtgtaaagtggaagcaagctatgaatgaagaaatgcagtttcttcataaaaataggacttgggagttggtgagactgcccaagggaaagaaggcaattggatgcaaatgggtatatgcaaagaaggaaggatttcctggtaaaaatgaaattcgatacaaggctagattggtagcaaagtgttacgctcagaaagaaggaatagactacaatgaagtgttttctccagttgtgaagcattcgtctattcggattttgctagccttggttgcgcaatatgatcttgaactagttcagcttgatgtgaagacagcatttttacacggtgatttggaagaggaaatcaatatgactcagcctgatggattcaatgttgctgataaagaaaattgggtttgcaaactgacaaagtcgctttatggattgaaacaatctccgaggcagtggtacaagcgatttgatcagttcatgaaagggcaaaggtacacaagaagtaaatttgatcattgcgtatattttcagaagctacaagaaggaactttcatatacttgctcttatatgttgatgatatgctgatagcatctaagagcaaagttgagattgagagattgaagactcaactcaatctcgagtttgagatgaaagatctaggtgaagctaagaagattcttggcatggaaatatgtagagatagagctcatggcagagttagcttatctcagaagcagtatttgaagaaagtactacagcagtttggcatgaacgagcagaccaaacctgtaagtaccccgttggcttctcatttcaagctttctgcacaactatctccttcgacgaatacggaacgagaatacatgttgcaagttccgtattctaatgcagtgggtagcttgatgtatgcaatggtgtgtacaagacccgacatttcacaggcagttagtatagtgagcaggtatatgcataatcctggaaaaggacattggcaagctgtgaaatggattctacggtatattcagaagaccgtagatgttggattactgttcaagcaggataatacacttggtaaaggtgttattgggtacgttgattctgactatgccggtgatttagacaagcgaagatcaaccaccggttatgtgtttacacttgctggaggaccaataagttggaagtctacactacagtctacagttgcgttgtcaaccacagaagccgagtacatggctgtaacagaggctgtaaaggaggctatttggttacaaggtatggctaaaaccttggggttggttcaggagcatattaacgtgtattgtgatagtcaaagtgctattcatttagcaaagaatcaagtctatcatgcacgtacaaaacatatcgacgtacgattccattttgtgcgggaaattattgaagaggggaaaatttgtcttcagaagatcaagactgcagataatcccgcagatatgatgaccaaggtggtaacagcaaccaagttcgaacattgtttgaacttgattaatatcctgcaagtttaacagttgaagaaggcactatcaagtattgttgtcaaaagcagaaagaattgtgtgaagataagattatcctaatcaaatcttcaaggtggagattattagaatatacccataccccataccttgcccatacctttcccatacctacccatactttggaaaggtcaaagttatgggcaccaaatattttatttagtgttgggcatgggaaaatagcaatttttggtccctaagtgaatagtgactttgcaaggtggcccttgaatctcaattataaataggccaaccattgctcattctcatcatcccacatttgccattctctacttaaggcattgttctctctccctatttgtaaagtttcacttgtattttggagtgaaatatatttggtagtgcccgaggacgtaggcaagatttgccgaacctcgttaaaattctggtgttctttactatttattgttcatattttgtgaatttgattgtagtgatttattgtgctattaaattacgatagagggatattctggctaggaaagacttggtacttaagtgatcctcgtgatccacctctctttcctgggaattgaacttagtgtgattttttagtacaataattttactctttcacacgcttccgcgcaacaacaTCCTCACGAGCTTCTTCCTGAATATGCAAATCAATACCAGTTGTTAGGCTTgagaatcaaatatataagcatGCATGAACAAGGTTATGAATATATAAGCTAAATCATaaacatgtaaaaatataaaatgaaaatagagCAAGGGTTCGGCAAGTACCAGATGGTGAGAATTATAATCAGGCACTCCAAGATTGCCACCAACACCTGCCGACGTCCAAGGGTTTGGTTGTTGGTTTAAACATGCAGTGAAGGGTGGTGACGGTGAGAAGCCTCCTAATTCTGGAGCCATAGAATCAAATGCCTGATTCCCTACGGGCAAGAAAGCAAAATCATTTGTTGAAGTCGACGGCGCCTCCATCAACTTACGTTTCTTGTTCTTGTTGATTTCTCCTTCACATTCTTCGTAAACCGGGCTCACAACAGCGGCATCCTTATTCTTAATCTCACAGATCACGAAATCACTCAAACCAAGAGCTTCTTGGTCTTTCAAGGAGAACTCATGCATGATCCATTGACCATTTGATTTCTGGCTTTTCTTGCGGCTGTACGTGAAGTATTTATCATAACCTATGACTTCGCCGCCGTCCGAGTTCTTCACTTCTTTGATATATTGTTGGAGCCAACATCCATCTCCCGCGGTTCTTTCGATTCTTGATTTGCTCTTCTTCATCAGCTTCGTGATAACCCAGAGAGACTCTTCCGAATCTTGGTCGAAAATATTCCAAGGCTCGCGATTTGCCCCATATATATCCAACTCCTTCATCACACCAGAAGGTATAGGATCGCCCTTGATGAATGGTTGAAGGTAATCACAAAGGATTTCTTCTTTGGTGGGAAGAAATCGAAACCCCACAGGAATCTCAAGCTGCGGTCTAACAGTTGACATGATCGGGGTTTCGTTAAGGCGGTGGTGATCGACGAAGACAAAAATGAGATTAATTTGGTGGTTTTCAAAGGAATTTCAAAAAGTTTCTAGAAAAATACGTATAAATCTCTTTTGTATCAAacaatttgtttatatatattattttaaaataaataataataaataatcgtaattcaaatttcataatatgaaattgaCAATGTTAACCTCGTAAGATTTCAAAACTTTAATATGGCCtgaatgagaaaaataattttaattgaaattaaattataatttttacaataaaaaaataattcatcattttaatagattatatatttataatttttaaaaattaaataaaaattttatatttttagagctTCAAAATGtcgtatataaaaattttaaaaattttagaagagtcattttacaataaaaattttactaatttaaaattttagaagagtcatatataaaaattttgcatgcAGTATGAATGTAGCTTAATATTCAAAAGAAACCAAagcaaaaaaaatgaattaataaatataaaatcatatcagAAAATTCTGTTCTGAAATATCAGCTTAATCCTTTTGGTCTTAACATACCTCTTTTGTTGTATTTAAAGCCACGGACTCGCCGGAAAGTCCCTCGTACTGGTGTCGACACGCCGGAACACGCAAGGACAAGGGATTTTGGTGGTTGAAAGTTGTTAAAAACATTAAGATAGTGATAGAAAATCTCTGTTTGAAACATAAATCTGTATTTcaggtgggtttggatgggcgattggatGTGGAGCGGTGCGTTcagcttactttttatctcacacTATAGTATCGCTACTGTATTTAATCTCACAGCCACAACTGTTTTTACATTAACTGCAAGTAAACGCACCgctcatccaaactcacccttcaTCATTAAGATTTTCTAGAATCTAATATGGTGCATGTTATTAGGAGGTTTAGAGAGGTATAATGAGGGTATTTTTGAATATTTCGACACCGTTGACGGAGGCCGAAGTGATAGCGGAGGGTATAATGAGGTTCAGAAAAAGGAAAGTAATTACTTGAAGATGTTATCTTTTAACCTGTCGAGTATCTATGAGCTTCTTAGCaaagaaataatttaaatgaaaattttgcccATAGATAGGTGTCATCTTCTCAGCCCTTAGATATGAAGGTGTCTCCCACTACTTGCATGGGAATTCCCACCAATGTTCTTAACACTTGTAATGTGATAATAGAAGAGAAGAATTTGTTTGTTAACAGTTTCGTGTTTAATTACTAGTAACCGATGTGGGATGTTAATATCATTTGATGTGTTCTTTGTGTTGTTTAGGATTTGcacatcatttgcataatatcGTTTGCAAGAATATGCTCAGAGATCCGGGGTCGGTCTCCCTATTTACCATAGCTTCAACGAATTAAGGGTTTGCGCATGCTCCGAGGTTCAAAGCCACCATTCGTGTTGGTCGAGTCACTTACACTTCTAGGCTGACTTTTCCACACCGGAAAGAAGCTGAGCAAAACATTGCTCGGGTCCAAAGCCATTGAACAATTAAGCTTTTCTACTACATATCACCAGGTCTTTGACTGTTTCATTGCTTAAAATGTTGGCTGTGATGACTGATGAGGACTCTGTTCTAACTTTATGATCTTTTTGTGTTTGTAGGATCAGAATTGTGGCAAATCGATCCTTAACGAGTATGCTTCTAAAACGAATCGCATGATGCCGATATACACAACTATCGAACGAGATCAACTGCATTGGGTTTATAAATCTTCATTGGTTTTTTATGGTAAAACTTACCGTGGCAAGTTTGCGGAAGCAAGAAAGAAGCCCTTCTGATTCAAGGATACTTCTTCCAATAATAAACTCAAAGAACAAACATAATGGCAAAAACGGTATCGGTGATCAGATCGACACTCAAAGGCCAGGTAATATCATGTCAAATTATATATACGCGTGTAAATATATTGAACTAATGATTTACTACTGATTGTAGATCTAGGAAGCCCTTCTGAACAGCCTGTTAATGTTGAGGTAAGTCATTTCATCTCACTGAAAATGGTAAAAACCAGTGTTAGGACATGGTGAAGCTATGAAATGCTATAATGATCCATTAACCAAGCCTAGGGATGACACCTAAAGCTAATGAACTTGTCTTGCCAACTTACATTGTAAGTGTCCGATTGCTGATGCCAATGATCGTACGAAACAAGCGGAATCCGCAGTACGAGGACCGTGATCGGAAGAAAATGCGAATTGGTCGGCCATAGGTTTGTGTTTCTCCATTTTGATCATGTCCTACTAATACTAATTAAGTTGAGTGCAAGGGGGGTAATGCTACAATGTTGAAATGAACttgacatacatacatatatattccaTTTTGATTGGTTGTAGGTTTTGTCTACCAGGAGGAGAAAAGTTCAAATGAAAAGTTTTTGGGAATTctaaaagaaaggaagggaactTTGAAGCCATCCACATGGATTCAAAATGCTTTGTATGGTCTGATGATATATATGGGTTGTGTGACGTTGTGCTTTTATTTGGAACCATTTGTTTGGTGTTGGATATGTTGAAAGTGTGGACTAGAAATTACTTCCCACTTCAGATGTAATTGGTTTTGTATGTGCATACACATAGAAAAGCTAGGAAATTATTTTTAGGGGCAGATATGAATCGTTATACTtagatataattttataaattttaaaaaggtaaaatgtcaaaattaccatttttggGGCAAGGCGACGGCGTCATTGTGTCTTTGCCCCGTTGTATGCATTGTGATATATTTGTAGGTGTTTATGTATGTTTGAGGGCTACACATTAAGTTTCATTGTCTAACATACGTAAATTTTGCTTGGCATAGGCAAATCCAAAAACACTACAAA includes these proteins:
- the LOC107895865 gene encoding NAC domain-containing protein 83, encoding MSTVRPQLEIPVGFRFLPTKEEILCDYLQPFIKGDPIPSGVMKELDIYGANREPWNIFDQDSEESLWVITKLMKKSKSRIERTAGDGCWLQQYIKEVKNSDGGEVIGYDKYFTYSRKKSQKSNGQWIMHEFSLKDQEALGLSDFVICEIKNKDAAVVSPVYEECEGEINKNKKRKLMEAPSTSTNDFAFLPVGNQAFDSMAPELGGFSPSPPFTACLNQQPNPWTSAGVGGNLGVPDYNSHHLMQLVNGGNSGVAEAVKQVEQVKQRLVWAMGRCGAE